Proteins encoded in a region of the Colius striatus isolate bColStr4 chromosome 18, bColStr4.1.hap1, whole genome shotgun sequence genome:
- the PIK3R5 gene encoding phosphoinositide 3-kinase regulatory subunit 5 isoform X1: protein MQHTTCTEDRIYHALERCLHGLSRDAVSSRWAAGLCLNCWSLQELVSRDAGNYLILVEKILGKAKEVQEKCDYDLVTPLALLFYYAVLYAPHFPPGSDLLLKAASVYHSFLTWPVPYCHIFHELLTFISNEMRAPGISFQRLVRTEQGLPLKNYQSSTVTVLLLNHSEIQSEFLSIAEKLSSSKHPQHTTLIVLLEHLYQANFGTLCNLDSLHHLLKSKTLEELLEMYSRATDAQELAASSSDPVLARERLQSVLRDMAGAAAFPANTGEAQPQKLQPIPIPTARCYTYSWDQDNFDILNDVLSKECNVVEPVASENEEEDEEEEEEEEVEADGCSPERDSLLSPICPISKGSVYSALSEEGPRPSRVSLFATSKDSISELTVASRKSLKSFVSSLKDCMDSGYVEDSDESSLDTVGRPELKVEKPLPRHRHTLTNKIYKLFKSKSQLVLRSSLKDQAGTGSLRRAESLCSPQARPRVPARSRRAHSLPQHVLGRRLPAPPPLSLPRRPFLSHGEDAKASTLRVVVFGSDRISGKVARAYSNLRLKESTCPLLTRYFKLQFYYVPVKRSCSAPLAPLVYPSQAPGDAQLRAAAQPDPALAGMESSTNDISHYIGMLDPWYERNVLRLMNLPMDVLCQSAKPEAEPQEEAQEQLPILADMILYYCRFATLPVLLQLYQTELTFIGGEKMTEVFIHSLELGHSAATRAIKASGPGSKRLGIDGDREAIPLTLQIAYSKTAVSGRSHWNDVEKVCTSVNLSKACKKYEELASKTECLNLTMTEVVKRQNSKSKKSFNQQISVSQIKVDKVQIIGVQSSFAVCLDQDEQKILQSVTRCEISVCYKPRDSDLFALRSSSLPPQDPSEFHSILCLPIATFSGALP, encoded by the exons ctgggctgtgcctgaACTGCTGGAGCTTACAGGAGCTGGTGAGCCGAGATGCTGGCAACTACCTCATCCTTGTGGAGAAGATCCTTGGCAAAGCCAAAGAG GTACAGGAGAAGTGCGACTACGATCTCGTCACGCCTCTAGCTCTGCTCTTCTACTATGCCGTCCTGTAT GCTCCCCACTTCCCTCCAGGCTCTGACTTGCTCCTGAAGGCTGCCAGTGTGTACCACAGCTTCCTGACCTGGCCCGTGCCCTACTGCCACATCTTCCATGAGCTGCTCACCTTCATCAGCAACGAGATGAGGGCCCCTG GGATCTCCTTCCAGAGGCTGGTGAGGACTGAGCAGGGGCTGCCTCTGAAGAACTACCAGAGCTCCACAGT GACGGTGCTGCTGTTGAACCACTCCGAGATACAGAGTGAGTTCCTGTCCATTGCTGAGAAGCTGAGTTCCAGCAAGCACCCTCAGCACACCACCCTCATTGTGCTCCTTGAGCACCTCTACCAGGCCAACTTTGGCACTCTCTGCAACCTGGACAGCCTACACCACCTCCTGAAG TCCAAGACACTGGAAGAGCTCTTGGAGATGTACAGCAGAGCCACTGATGCTCAGGAGCTTGCAGCCTCCAGCAGTGACCCCGTCCTGGCCCGGGAGCGGCTGCAGTCGGTGCTGCGGGACATGGCTGGCGCCGCGGCCTTTCCTGCCAACACGG GTGAGGCTCAGCCGCAGAAGCTccagcccatccccatccctacTGCTCGCTGCTACACCTACAGCTGGGATCAGGATAACTTTG ATATCCTCAATGATGTCCTCAGCAAAGAGTGCAATGTTGTTGAGCCCGTGGCTTCAGAGAACGAAGAGGAGGAcgaagaagaagaggaggaggaggaggtggaagctGATGGCTGTTCTCCCGAGCGGGACTCGCTGCTTTCCCCCATCTGCCCCATTTCCAAAGGCTCTGTGTACTCGGCGCTGTCAGAGGAGGGACCGAGGCCCTCACGAGTGTCCCTCTTTGCCACCTCCAAGGActccatctcagagctgacaGTGGCCTCCAGAAAGTCCCTGAAGTCCTTTGTGTCCAGCCTGAAGGACTGCATGGACAGCGGCTACGTGGAGGACAGCGACGAGAGCTCCCTGGACACAGTGGGCCGGCCGGAGCTGAAGGTAGAGAAACCCCTCcccagacacagacacactcTGACCAACAAGATCTACAAACTGTTCAAGAGCAAAAGCCAGCTGGTGTTGAGGAGTTCGCTGAAGGATCAGGCCGGCACGGGCTCGCTGCGCCGTGCCGAGAGCCTGTGCAGCCCGCAGGCCAGGCCCCGCGTGCCGGCGCGCTCCCGCCGCGCTCACTCGCTGCCACAGCACGTGCTGGGCCGCCggctcccggccccgccgcccctcagcCTGCCCCGCCGGCCCTTCCTCAGCCACGGCGAGGATGCCAAAGCGTCCACGCTGCGGGTCGTGGTCTTCGGCTCCGACCGCATCTCGGGGAAAGTGGCTCGAGCCTACAGCAACCTGAG GCTCAAGGAGAGCACCTGCCCCTTGCTGACCAGGTACTTCAAGCTGCAGTTTTACTATGTCCCTGTGAAGAGGAGCTGCTCGGCTCCCTTGGCCCCGCTGGTGTATCCCTCCCAAGCCCCGGGGGACGCCCAGCTCCGGGCCGCGGCGCAGCCG GATCCTGCCTTGGCTGGGATGGAGAGCAGCACCAATGACATCTCCCACTACATCGGCATGTTGGATCCGTGGTACGAACGCAACGTTCTCAGGCTGATGAACCTGCCCATGGATGTCCTGTGTCAG TCTGCCAAGCCAGAGGCTGAGCCCCAGGAGGAGgcccaggagcagctgcccATCCTGGCAGACATGATCCTCTACTACTGCCGCTTCGCCACACTCCCCGTCCTGCTGCAGCTCTACCAGACAGAG CTCACCTTCATTGGAGGGGAAAAGATGACCGAGGTCTTCATCCATTCCCTGGAGCTGGGCCACTCAGCAGCCACACGAGCCATCAAGGCCTCAG GTCCAGGCAGCAAAAGGCTGGGCATAGATGGAGACAGAGAAGCAATCCCACTAACACTACAGATTGCCTACAGCAAG ACAGCTGTCAGTGGAAGAAGTCACTGGAATGATGTGGAGAAGGTCTGCACATCTGTCAACCTCAGCAAAGCCTGCAAGAAGTATGAAGAACTGG CCTCAAAGACAGAGTGTCTCAACTTAACCATGACAGAGGTGGTCAAAAGGCAAAACTCCAAATCCAAAAAAAGCTTCAACCAG cagatcagtgtgtcccagaTAAAAGTGGACAAGGTCCAGATTATTGGTGTCCAGTCCTCCTTCGCCGTGTGCTTGGACCAGGATGAGCAGAAGATCCTGCAGAGTGTAACCAG GTGTGAGATCTCAGTGTGCTACAAACCCCGGGACAGTGATCTCTTTGCACTGAGAAGTTCCTCTTTGCCTCCTCAGGACCCCTCTGAGTTTCATTCTATCCTGTGTTTACCCATTGCCACTTTCAGTGGAGCACTGCCATAG
- the PIK3R5 gene encoding phosphoinositide 3-kinase regulatory subunit 5 isoform X4, translating into MQHTTCTEDRIYHALERCLHGLSRDAVSSRWAAGLCLNCWSLQELVSRDAGNYLILVEKILGKAKEVQEKCDYDLVTPLALLFYYAVLYAPHFPPGSDLLLKAASVYHSFLTWPVPYCHIFHELLTFISNEMRAPGISFQRLVRTEQGLPLKNYQSSTVTVLLLNHSEIQSEFLSIAEKLSSSKHPQHTTLIVLLEHLYQANFGTLCNLDSLHHLLKSKTLEELLEMYSRATDAQELAASSSDPVLARERLQSVLRDMAGAAAFPANTGEAQPQKLQPIPIPTARCYTYSWDQDNFDILNDVLSKECNVVEPVASENEEEDEEEEEEEEDSISELTVASRKSLKSFVSSLKDCMDSGYVEDSDESSLDTVGRPELKVEKPLPRHRHTLTNKIYKLFKSKSQLVLRSSLKDQAGTGSLRRAESLCSPQARPRVPARSRRAHSLPQHVLGRRLPAPPPLSLPRRPFLSHGEDAKASTLRVVVFGSDRISGKVARAYSNLRLKESTCPLLTRYFKLQFYYVPVKRSCSAPLAPLVYPSQAPGDAQLRAAAQPDPALAGMESSTNDISHYIGMLDPWYERNVLRLMNLPMDVLCQSAKPEAEPQEEAQEQLPILADMILYYCRFATLPVLLQLYQTELTFIGGEKMTEVFIHSLELGHSAATRAIKASGPGSKRLGIDGDREAIPLTLQIAYSKTAVSGRSHWNDVEKVCTSVNLSKACKKYEELASKTECLNLTMTEVVKRQNSKSKKSFNQQISVSQIKVDKVQIIGVQSSFAVCLDQDEQKILQSVTRCEISVCYKPRDSDLFALRSSSLPPQDPSEFHSILCLPIATFSGALP; encoded by the exons ctgggctgtgcctgaACTGCTGGAGCTTACAGGAGCTGGTGAGCCGAGATGCTGGCAACTACCTCATCCTTGTGGAGAAGATCCTTGGCAAAGCCAAAGAG GTACAGGAGAAGTGCGACTACGATCTCGTCACGCCTCTAGCTCTGCTCTTCTACTATGCCGTCCTGTAT GCTCCCCACTTCCCTCCAGGCTCTGACTTGCTCCTGAAGGCTGCCAGTGTGTACCACAGCTTCCTGACCTGGCCCGTGCCCTACTGCCACATCTTCCATGAGCTGCTCACCTTCATCAGCAACGAGATGAGGGCCCCTG GGATCTCCTTCCAGAGGCTGGTGAGGACTGAGCAGGGGCTGCCTCTGAAGAACTACCAGAGCTCCACAGT GACGGTGCTGCTGTTGAACCACTCCGAGATACAGAGTGAGTTCCTGTCCATTGCTGAGAAGCTGAGTTCCAGCAAGCACCCTCAGCACACCACCCTCATTGTGCTCCTTGAGCACCTCTACCAGGCCAACTTTGGCACTCTCTGCAACCTGGACAGCCTACACCACCTCCTGAAG TCCAAGACACTGGAAGAGCTCTTGGAGATGTACAGCAGAGCCACTGATGCTCAGGAGCTTGCAGCCTCCAGCAGTGACCCCGTCCTGGCCCGGGAGCGGCTGCAGTCGGTGCTGCGGGACATGGCTGGCGCCGCGGCCTTTCCTGCCAACACGG GTGAGGCTCAGCCGCAGAAGCTccagcccatccccatccctacTGCTCGCTGCTACACCTACAGCTGGGATCAGGATAACTTTG ATATCCTCAATGATGTCCTCAGCAAAGAGTGCAATGTTGTTGAGCCCGTGGCTTCAGAGAACGAAGAGGAGGAcgaagaagaagaggaggaggaggag GActccatctcagagctgacaGTGGCCTCCAGAAAGTCCCTGAAGTCCTTTGTGTCCAGCCTGAAGGACTGCATGGACAGCGGCTACGTGGAGGACAGCGACGAGAGCTCCCTGGACACAGTGGGCCGGCCGGAGCTGAAGGTAGAGAAACCCCTCcccagacacagacacactcTGACCAACAAGATCTACAAACTGTTCAAGAGCAAAAGCCAGCTGGTGTTGAGGAGTTCGCTGAAGGATCAGGCCGGCACGGGCTCGCTGCGCCGTGCCGAGAGCCTGTGCAGCCCGCAGGCCAGGCCCCGCGTGCCGGCGCGCTCCCGCCGCGCTCACTCGCTGCCACAGCACGTGCTGGGCCGCCggctcccggccccgccgcccctcagcCTGCCCCGCCGGCCCTTCCTCAGCCACGGCGAGGATGCCAAAGCGTCCACGCTGCGGGTCGTGGTCTTCGGCTCCGACCGCATCTCGGGGAAAGTGGCTCGAGCCTACAGCAACCTGAG GCTCAAGGAGAGCACCTGCCCCTTGCTGACCAGGTACTTCAAGCTGCAGTTTTACTATGTCCCTGTGAAGAGGAGCTGCTCGGCTCCCTTGGCCCCGCTGGTGTATCCCTCCCAAGCCCCGGGGGACGCCCAGCTCCGGGCCGCGGCGCAGCCG GATCCTGCCTTGGCTGGGATGGAGAGCAGCACCAATGACATCTCCCACTACATCGGCATGTTGGATCCGTGGTACGAACGCAACGTTCTCAGGCTGATGAACCTGCCCATGGATGTCCTGTGTCAG TCTGCCAAGCCAGAGGCTGAGCCCCAGGAGGAGgcccaggagcagctgcccATCCTGGCAGACATGATCCTCTACTACTGCCGCTTCGCCACACTCCCCGTCCTGCTGCAGCTCTACCAGACAGAG CTCACCTTCATTGGAGGGGAAAAGATGACCGAGGTCTTCATCCATTCCCTGGAGCTGGGCCACTCAGCAGCCACACGAGCCATCAAGGCCTCAG GTCCAGGCAGCAAAAGGCTGGGCATAGATGGAGACAGAGAAGCAATCCCACTAACACTACAGATTGCCTACAGCAAG ACAGCTGTCAGTGGAAGAAGTCACTGGAATGATGTGGAGAAGGTCTGCACATCTGTCAACCTCAGCAAAGCCTGCAAGAAGTATGAAGAACTGG CCTCAAAGACAGAGTGTCTCAACTTAACCATGACAGAGGTGGTCAAAAGGCAAAACTCCAAATCCAAAAAAAGCTTCAACCAG cagatcagtgtgtcccagaTAAAAGTGGACAAGGTCCAGATTATTGGTGTCCAGTCCTCCTTCGCCGTGTGCTTGGACCAGGATGAGCAGAAGATCCTGCAGAGTGTAACCAG GTGTGAGATCTCAGTGTGCTACAAACCCCGGGACAGTGATCTCTTTGCACTGAGAAGTTCCTCTTTGCCTCCTCAGGACCCCTCTGAGTTTCATTCTATCCTGTGTTTACCCATTGCCACTTTCAGTGGAGCACTGCCATAG
- the PIK3R5 gene encoding phosphoinositide 3-kinase regulatory subunit 5 isoform X2 — MQHTTCTEDRIYHALERCLHGLSRDAVSSRWAAGLCLNCWSLQELVSRDAGNYLILVEKILGKAKEVQEKCDYDLVTPLALLFYYAVLYAPHFPPGSDLLLKAASVYHSFLTWPVPYCHIFHELLTFISNEMRAPGISFQRLVRTEQGLPLKNYQSSTVTVLLLNHSEIQSEFLSIAEKLSSSKHPQHTTLIVLLEHLYQANFGTLCNLDSLHHLLKSKTLEELLEMYSRATDAQELAASSSDPVLARERLQSVLRDMAGAAAFPANTGEAQPQKLQPIPIPTARCYTYSWDQDNFDILNDVLSKECNVVEPVASENEEEDEEEEEEEEVEADGCSPERDSLLSPICPISKGSVYSALSEEGPRPSRVSLFATSKDSISELTVASRKSLKSFVSSLKDCMDSGYVEDSDESSLDTVGRPELKVEKPLPRHRHTLTNKIYKLFKSKSQLVLRSSLKDQAGTGSLRRAESLCSPQARPRVPARSRRAHSLPQHVLGRRLPAPPPLSLPRRPFLSHGEDAKASTLRVVVFGSDRISGKVARAYSNLRLKESTCPLLTRYFKLQFYYVPVKRSCSAPLAPLVYPSQAPGDAQLRAAAQPDPALAGMESSTNDISHYIGMLDPWYERNVLRLMNLPMDVLCQSAKPEAEPQEEAQEQLPILADMILYYCRFATLPVLLQLYQTELTFIGGEKMTEVFIHSLELGHSAATRAIKASGPGSKRLGIDGDREAIPLTLQIAYSKTAVSGRSHWNDVEKVCTSVNLSKACKKYEELASKTECLNLTMTEVVKRQNSKSKKSFNQISVSQIKVDKVQIIGVQSSFAVCLDQDEQKILQSVTRCEISVCYKPRDSDLFALRSSSLPPQDPSEFHSILCLPIATFSGALP; from the exons ctgggctgtgcctgaACTGCTGGAGCTTACAGGAGCTGGTGAGCCGAGATGCTGGCAACTACCTCATCCTTGTGGAGAAGATCCTTGGCAAAGCCAAAGAG GTACAGGAGAAGTGCGACTACGATCTCGTCACGCCTCTAGCTCTGCTCTTCTACTATGCCGTCCTGTAT GCTCCCCACTTCCCTCCAGGCTCTGACTTGCTCCTGAAGGCTGCCAGTGTGTACCACAGCTTCCTGACCTGGCCCGTGCCCTACTGCCACATCTTCCATGAGCTGCTCACCTTCATCAGCAACGAGATGAGGGCCCCTG GGATCTCCTTCCAGAGGCTGGTGAGGACTGAGCAGGGGCTGCCTCTGAAGAACTACCAGAGCTCCACAGT GACGGTGCTGCTGTTGAACCACTCCGAGATACAGAGTGAGTTCCTGTCCATTGCTGAGAAGCTGAGTTCCAGCAAGCACCCTCAGCACACCACCCTCATTGTGCTCCTTGAGCACCTCTACCAGGCCAACTTTGGCACTCTCTGCAACCTGGACAGCCTACACCACCTCCTGAAG TCCAAGACACTGGAAGAGCTCTTGGAGATGTACAGCAGAGCCACTGATGCTCAGGAGCTTGCAGCCTCCAGCAGTGACCCCGTCCTGGCCCGGGAGCGGCTGCAGTCGGTGCTGCGGGACATGGCTGGCGCCGCGGCCTTTCCTGCCAACACGG GTGAGGCTCAGCCGCAGAAGCTccagcccatccccatccctacTGCTCGCTGCTACACCTACAGCTGGGATCAGGATAACTTTG ATATCCTCAATGATGTCCTCAGCAAAGAGTGCAATGTTGTTGAGCCCGTGGCTTCAGAGAACGAAGAGGAGGAcgaagaagaagaggaggaggaggaggtggaagctGATGGCTGTTCTCCCGAGCGGGACTCGCTGCTTTCCCCCATCTGCCCCATTTCCAAAGGCTCTGTGTACTCGGCGCTGTCAGAGGAGGGACCGAGGCCCTCACGAGTGTCCCTCTTTGCCACCTCCAAGGActccatctcagagctgacaGTGGCCTCCAGAAAGTCCCTGAAGTCCTTTGTGTCCAGCCTGAAGGACTGCATGGACAGCGGCTACGTGGAGGACAGCGACGAGAGCTCCCTGGACACAGTGGGCCGGCCGGAGCTGAAGGTAGAGAAACCCCTCcccagacacagacacactcTGACCAACAAGATCTACAAACTGTTCAAGAGCAAAAGCCAGCTGGTGTTGAGGAGTTCGCTGAAGGATCAGGCCGGCACGGGCTCGCTGCGCCGTGCCGAGAGCCTGTGCAGCCCGCAGGCCAGGCCCCGCGTGCCGGCGCGCTCCCGCCGCGCTCACTCGCTGCCACAGCACGTGCTGGGCCGCCggctcccggccccgccgcccctcagcCTGCCCCGCCGGCCCTTCCTCAGCCACGGCGAGGATGCCAAAGCGTCCACGCTGCGGGTCGTGGTCTTCGGCTCCGACCGCATCTCGGGGAAAGTGGCTCGAGCCTACAGCAACCTGAG GCTCAAGGAGAGCACCTGCCCCTTGCTGACCAGGTACTTCAAGCTGCAGTTTTACTATGTCCCTGTGAAGAGGAGCTGCTCGGCTCCCTTGGCCCCGCTGGTGTATCCCTCCCAAGCCCCGGGGGACGCCCAGCTCCGGGCCGCGGCGCAGCCG GATCCTGCCTTGGCTGGGATGGAGAGCAGCACCAATGACATCTCCCACTACATCGGCATGTTGGATCCGTGGTACGAACGCAACGTTCTCAGGCTGATGAACCTGCCCATGGATGTCCTGTGTCAG TCTGCCAAGCCAGAGGCTGAGCCCCAGGAGGAGgcccaggagcagctgcccATCCTGGCAGACATGATCCTCTACTACTGCCGCTTCGCCACACTCCCCGTCCTGCTGCAGCTCTACCAGACAGAG CTCACCTTCATTGGAGGGGAAAAGATGACCGAGGTCTTCATCCATTCCCTGGAGCTGGGCCACTCAGCAGCCACACGAGCCATCAAGGCCTCAG GTCCAGGCAGCAAAAGGCTGGGCATAGATGGAGACAGAGAAGCAATCCCACTAACACTACAGATTGCCTACAGCAAG ACAGCTGTCAGTGGAAGAAGTCACTGGAATGATGTGGAGAAGGTCTGCACATCTGTCAACCTCAGCAAAGCCTGCAAGAAGTATGAAGAACTGG CCTCAAAGACAGAGTGTCTCAACTTAACCATGACAGAGGTGGTCAAAAGGCAAAACTCCAAATCCAAAAAAAGCTTCAACCAG atcagtgtgtcccagaTAAAAGTGGACAAGGTCCAGATTATTGGTGTCCAGTCCTCCTTCGCCGTGTGCTTGGACCAGGATGAGCAGAAGATCCTGCAGAGTGTAACCAG GTGTGAGATCTCAGTGTGCTACAAACCCCGGGACAGTGATCTCTTTGCACTGAGAAGTTCCTCTTTGCCTCCTCAGGACCCCTCTGAGTTTCATTCTATCCTGTGTTTACCCATTGCCACTTTCAGTGGAGCACTGCCATAG
- the PIK3R5 gene encoding phosphoinositide 3-kinase regulatory subunit 5 isoform X3: MGCWAVPELLELTGAGEPRCWQLPHPCGEDPWQSQRGTGEVRLRSRHASSSALLLCRPAPHFPPGSDLLLKAASVYHSFLTWPVPYCHIFHELLTFISNEMRAPGISFQRLVRTEQGLPLKNYQSSTVTVLLLNHSEIQSEFLSIAEKLSSSKHPQHTTLIVLLEHLYQANFGTLCNLDSLHHLLKSKTLEELLEMYSRATDAQELAASSSDPVLARERLQSVLRDMAGAAAFPANTGEAQPQKLQPIPIPTARCYTYSWDQDNFDILNDVLSKECNVVEPVASENEEEDEEEEEEEEVEADGCSPERDSLLSPICPISKGSVYSALSEEGPRPSRVSLFATSKDSISELTVASRKSLKSFVSSLKDCMDSGYVEDSDESSLDTVGRPELKVEKPLPRHRHTLTNKIYKLFKSKSQLVLRSSLKDQAGTGSLRRAESLCSPQARPRVPARSRRAHSLPQHVLGRRLPAPPPLSLPRRPFLSHGEDAKASTLRVVVFGSDRISGKVARAYSNLRLKESTCPLLTRYFKLQFYYVPVKRSCSAPLAPLVYPSQAPGDAQLRAAAQPDPALAGMESSTNDISHYIGMLDPWYERNVLRLMNLPMDVLCQSAKPEAEPQEEAQEQLPILADMILYYCRFATLPVLLQLYQTELTFIGGEKMTEVFIHSLELGHSAATRAIKASGPGSKRLGIDGDREAIPLTLQIAYSKTAVSGRSHWNDVEKVCTSVNLSKACKKYEELASKTECLNLTMTEVVKRQNSKSKKSFNQQISVSQIKVDKVQIIGVQSSFAVCLDQDEQKILQSVTRCEISVCYKPRDSDLFALRSSSLPPQDPSEFHSILCLPIATFSGALP, translated from the exons ctgggctgtgcctgaACTGCTGGAGCTTACAGGAGCTGGTGAGCCGAGATGCTGGCAACTACCTCATCCTTGTGGAGAAGATCCTTGGCAAAGCCAAAGAG GTACAGGAGAAGTGCGACTACGATCTCGTCACGCCTCTAGCTCTGCTCTTCTACTATGCCGTCCT GCTCCCCACTTCCCTCCAGGCTCTGACTTGCTCCTGAAGGCTGCCAGTGTGTACCACAGCTTCCTGACCTGGCCCGTGCCCTACTGCCACATCTTCCATGAGCTGCTCACCTTCATCAGCAACGAGATGAGGGCCCCTG GGATCTCCTTCCAGAGGCTGGTGAGGACTGAGCAGGGGCTGCCTCTGAAGAACTACCAGAGCTCCACAGT GACGGTGCTGCTGTTGAACCACTCCGAGATACAGAGTGAGTTCCTGTCCATTGCTGAGAAGCTGAGTTCCAGCAAGCACCCTCAGCACACCACCCTCATTGTGCTCCTTGAGCACCTCTACCAGGCCAACTTTGGCACTCTCTGCAACCTGGACAGCCTACACCACCTCCTGAAG TCCAAGACACTGGAAGAGCTCTTGGAGATGTACAGCAGAGCCACTGATGCTCAGGAGCTTGCAGCCTCCAGCAGTGACCCCGTCCTGGCCCGGGAGCGGCTGCAGTCGGTGCTGCGGGACATGGCTGGCGCCGCGGCCTTTCCTGCCAACACGG GTGAGGCTCAGCCGCAGAAGCTccagcccatccccatccctacTGCTCGCTGCTACACCTACAGCTGGGATCAGGATAACTTTG ATATCCTCAATGATGTCCTCAGCAAAGAGTGCAATGTTGTTGAGCCCGTGGCTTCAGAGAACGAAGAGGAGGAcgaagaagaagaggaggaggaggaggtggaagctGATGGCTGTTCTCCCGAGCGGGACTCGCTGCTTTCCCCCATCTGCCCCATTTCCAAAGGCTCTGTGTACTCGGCGCTGTCAGAGGAGGGACCGAGGCCCTCACGAGTGTCCCTCTTTGCCACCTCCAAGGActccatctcagagctgacaGTGGCCTCCAGAAAGTCCCTGAAGTCCTTTGTGTCCAGCCTGAAGGACTGCATGGACAGCGGCTACGTGGAGGACAGCGACGAGAGCTCCCTGGACACAGTGGGCCGGCCGGAGCTGAAGGTAGAGAAACCCCTCcccagacacagacacactcTGACCAACAAGATCTACAAACTGTTCAAGAGCAAAAGCCAGCTGGTGTTGAGGAGTTCGCTGAAGGATCAGGCCGGCACGGGCTCGCTGCGCCGTGCCGAGAGCCTGTGCAGCCCGCAGGCCAGGCCCCGCGTGCCGGCGCGCTCCCGCCGCGCTCACTCGCTGCCACAGCACGTGCTGGGCCGCCggctcccggccccgccgcccctcagcCTGCCCCGCCGGCCCTTCCTCAGCCACGGCGAGGATGCCAAAGCGTCCACGCTGCGGGTCGTGGTCTTCGGCTCCGACCGCATCTCGGGGAAAGTGGCTCGAGCCTACAGCAACCTGAG GCTCAAGGAGAGCACCTGCCCCTTGCTGACCAGGTACTTCAAGCTGCAGTTTTACTATGTCCCTGTGAAGAGGAGCTGCTCGGCTCCCTTGGCCCCGCTGGTGTATCCCTCCCAAGCCCCGGGGGACGCCCAGCTCCGGGCCGCGGCGCAGCCG GATCCTGCCTTGGCTGGGATGGAGAGCAGCACCAATGACATCTCCCACTACATCGGCATGTTGGATCCGTGGTACGAACGCAACGTTCTCAGGCTGATGAACCTGCCCATGGATGTCCTGTGTCAG TCTGCCAAGCCAGAGGCTGAGCCCCAGGAGGAGgcccaggagcagctgcccATCCTGGCAGACATGATCCTCTACTACTGCCGCTTCGCCACACTCCCCGTCCTGCTGCAGCTCTACCAGACAGAG CTCACCTTCATTGGAGGGGAAAAGATGACCGAGGTCTTCATCCATTCCCTGGAGCTGGGCCACTCAGCAGCCACACGAGCCATCAAGGCCTCAG GTCCAGGCAGCAAAAGGCTGGGCATAGATGGAGACAGAGAAGCAATCCCACTAACACTACAGATTGCCTACAGCAAG ACAGCTGTCAGTGGAAGAAGTCACTGGAATGATGTGGAGAAGGTCTGCACATCTGTCAACCTCAGCAAAGCCTGCAAGAAGTATGAAGAACTGG CCTCAAAGACAGAGTGTCTCAACTTAACCATGACAGAGGTGGTCAAAAGGCAAAACTCCAAATCCAAAAAAAGCTTCAACCAG cagatcagtgtgtcccagaTAAAAGTGGACAAGGTCCAGATTATTGGTGTCCAGTCCTCCTTCGCCGTGTGCTTGGACCAGGATGAGCAGAAGATCCTGCAGAGTGTAACCAG GTGTGAGATCTCAGTGTGCTACAAACCCCGGGACAGTGATCTCTTTGCACTGAGAAGTTCCTCTTTGCCTCCTCAGGACCCCTCTGAGTTTCATTCTATCCTGTGTTTACCCATTGCCACTTTCAGTGGAGCACTGCCATAG